A stretch of DNA from Sugiyamaella lignohabitans strain CBS 10342 chromosome B, complete sequence:
AGGGACTTGGCGCCCTAAAAGAGTCGGAAGGAGGTAGTGAAGGACCAGTTGAATTTGTTAAGGATACTGATGATGATCCATTCGGAGTTAACCAGATGGTTGACCAAGTTAAGAAGAATACTAAATATGGCTTGAACTAAGGAAGCATATGAAATCAGCTTAGAGGCATGCTTTGTaactttatttttatatgcATTagtgtaataaataaaaaaagagtaATATCTACATCACAAGTCTTCAACCCCCAATTCGTCCTCAAAATCATCGACAGACTCGCCCTCGTCATTATTAAAGCCCGAAATGGCACTATTACGAGATCTCTGCACGGAAATCGCTTTTTGGTTCCTGGAAATCATAGCTTGTTCGCATTTTTTAATAGTTCCGCTGACTCTATTGACCTTGATCACCACATTTTGGCCCTcaagtttgttgatataAGTTAGAGCGGCCCAAACCAGCCTGAAATGCTGCCGCGTGACTCTTACAATTCCAGTACAAGTTATTGGCGAGAAGTATTTTACTGTGATTGTTGATGCTACTACACCTAGTCCATAATCACCAAAATTTAGCTCTATTGACTCG
This window harbors:
- the POP5 gene encoding RNA-binding protein POP5, with translation MVRLKTRYLAFEILNPDSLDGISPISSSQNAILLRQPVSQNLNVRILNRLIRESIELNFGDYGLGVVASTITVKYFSPITCTGIVRVTRQHFRLVWAALTYINKLEGQNVVIKVNRVSGTIKKCEQAMISRNQKAISVQRSRNSAISGFNNDEGESVDDFEDELGVEDL